The proteins below come from a single Esox lucius isolate fEsoLuc1 chromosome 7, fEsoLuc1.pri, whole genome shotgun sequence genomic window:
- the vps26bl gene encoding vacuolar protein sorting-associated protein 26B-like isoform X2 has translation MSFFSFGQSAEIDIVLNDAETRKKAEHKTEDGKKDNYFLFYDGETVSGKINVTLKNPGKRLEHQGIKIEFIGQIELYYDRGNHHEFVSLVKDLARPGELTQSQTFDFEFTHVEKPYESYTGQNVKLRYFLRATVSRRLNDISKEMEIVVHTLSTYPELNSSIKMEVGIEDCLHIEFEYNKSKYHLKDVIVGKIYFLLVRIKIRHMEIDIIKRETTGTGPNVYHENDTIAKYEIMDGAPVRGESIPIRLFLAGYEMTPTMRDINKKYSVRYYLNLVLIDEEERRYFKQQEITLWRKGDIMRKSMSHQAAIASQRFEGSSSAEKALAQAQAKEQEQ, from the exons ATGAGCTTCTTTAGTTTTGGTCAAAGTGCAGAAATCGATATTGTTTTGAATGACGCCGAGACAAGAAAGAAAGCAGAACATAAGACGGAGGATGGGAAAAAGGACAACTATTTTCTGTTCTATGATGGCGAAACAGTATCTGGAAAAATCAACGTAACACTCAAGAATCCAGGGAAAAGACTCGAGCATCAAGGCATCAAAATCGAGTTTATTGGGCAGATTG AGCTGTATTACGACAGGGGAAACCACCACGAGTTTGTGTCTCTGGTCAAAGACCTGGCCCGACCTGGGGAGCTAACGCAGTCCCAGACCTTTGACTTTGAGTTCACACATGTGGAGAAACCATACGAGTCCTACACAGGCCAGAATGTCAAATTACG CTACTTTCTGAGGGCAACGGTAAGCCGGAGACTGAATGACATCAGTAAAGAGATGGAAATTGTTGTGCACACACTCAGCACATACCCAGAACTCAACTCGTCTATTAAGATGGAAGTGGGAATCGAAGACTGTCTACACATTGAGTTTGAGTACAACAAGTCCAA GTACCACCTAAAAGATGTTATTGTGGGGAAAATCTACTTCTTGTTGGTACGGATCAAGATCAGACATATGGAAATTGATATCATTAAGAGAGAGACCACGGGAACTGGCCCAAACGTGTACCATGAAAACGACACCATAGCCAAGTACGAGATTATGGACGGAGCGCCAGTAAGGG GAGAATCAATTCCTATCCGACTTTTCCTGGCTGGCTATGAGATGACTCCTACGATGAGGGACATCAACAAAAAGTACTCTGTGCGGTATTACCTCAACCTGGTACTCATAGACGAGGAGGAGAGGCGCTACTTCAAACAGCAG GAGATCACTCTGTGGAGGAAGGGGGACATAATGAGGAAGAGCATGTCTCACCAAGCCGCCATCGCCTCGCAACGCTTCGAGGGCTCATCCAGTGCCGAGAAAGCCCTTGCTCAGGCCCAGGCTAAGGAACAGGAACAGTAA
- the vps26bl gene encoding vacuolar protein sorting-associated protein 26B-like isoform X1, with product MSFFSFGQSAEIDIVLNDAETRKKAEHKTEDGKKDNYFLFYDGETVSGKINVTLKNPGKRLEHQGIKIEFIGQIELYYDRGNHHEFVSLVKDLARPGELTQSQTFDFEFTHVEKPYESYTGQNVKLRYFLRATVSRRLNDISKEMEIVVHTLSTYPELNSSIKMEVGIEDCLHIEFEYNKSKYHLKDVIVGKIYFLLVRIKIRHMEIDIIKRETTGTGPNVYHENDTIAKYEIMDGAPVRGESIPIRLFLAGYEMTPTMRDINKKYSVRYYLNLVLIDEEERRYFKQQFMPCGLHWPAVLDLGDHSVEEGGHNEEEHVSPSRHRLATLRGLIQCRESPCSGPG from the exons ATGAGCTTCTTTAGTTTTGGTCAAAGTGCAGAAATCGATATTGTTTTGAATGACGCCGAGACAAGAAAGAAAGCAGAACATAAGACGGAGGATGGGAAAAAGGACAACTATTTTCTGTTCTATGATGGCGAAACAGTATCTGGAAAAATCAACGTAACACTCAAGAATCCAGGGAAAAGACTCGAGCATCAAGGCATCAAAATCGAGTTTATTGGGCAGATTG AGCTGTATTACGACAGGGGAAACCACCACGAGTTTGTGTCTCTGGTCAAAGACCTGGCCCGACCTGGGGAGCTAACGCAGTCCCAGACCTTTGACTTTGAGTTCACACATGTGGAGAAACCATACGAGTCCTACACAGGCCAGAATGTCAAATTACG CTACTTTCTGAGGGCAACGGTAAGCCGGAGACTGAATGACATCAGTAAAGAGATGGAAATTGTTGTGCACACACTCAGCACATACCCAGAACTCAACTCGTCTATTAAGATGGAAGTGGGAATCGAAGACTGTCTACACATTGAGTTTGAGTACAACAAGTCCAA GTACCACCTAAAAGATGTTATTGTGGGGAAAATCTACTTCTTGTTGGTACGGATCAAGATCAGACATATGGAAATTGATATCATTAAGAGAGAGACCACGGGAACTGGCCCAAACGTGTACCATGAAAACGACACCATAGCCAAGTACGAGATTATGGACGGAGCGCCAGTAAGGG GAGAATCAATTCCTATCCGACTTTTCCTGGCTGGCTATGAGATGACTCCTACGATGAGGGACATCAACAAAAAGTACTCTGTGCGGTATTACCTCAACCTGGTACTCATAGACGAGGAGGAGAGGCGCTACTTCAAACAGCAG tttatgCCCTGTGGACTTCACTGGCCTGCTGTGCTCGATTTAG GAGATCACTCTGTGGAGGAAGGGGGACATAATGAGGAAGAGCATGTCTCACCAAGCCGCCATCGCCTCGCAACGCTTCGAGGGCTCATCCAGTGCCGAGAAAGCCCTTGCTCAGGCCCAGGCTAA
- the vps26bl gene encoding vacuolar protein sorting-associated protein 26B-like isoform X3 has product MSFFSFGQSAEIDIVLNDAETRKKAEHKTEDGKKDNYFLFYDGETVSGKINVTLKNPGKRLEHQGIKIEFIGQIELYYDRGNHHEFVSLVKDLARPGELTQSQTFDFEFTHVEKPYESYTGQNVKLRYFLRATVSRRLNDISKEMEIVVHTLSTYPELNSSIKMEVGIEDCLHIEFEYNKSKYHLKDVIVGKIYFLLVRIKIRHMEIDIIKRETTGTGPNVYHENDTIAKYEIMDGAPVRGESIPIRLFLAGYEMTPTMRDINKKYSVRYYLNLVLIDEEERRYFKQQFMPCGLHWPAVLDLVSCNVNNCLGFVKPAVFWQSS; this is encoded by the exons ATGAGCTTCTTTAGTTTTGGTCAAAGTGCAGAAATCGATATTGTTTTGAATGACGCCGAGACAAGAAAGAAAGCAGAACATAAGACGGAGGATGGGAAAAAGGACAACTATTTTCTGTTCTATGATGGCGAAACAGTATCTGGAAAAATCAACGTAACACTCAAGAATCCAGGGAAAAGACTCGAGCATCAAGGCATCAAAATCGAGTTTATTGGGCAGATTG AGCTGTATTACGACAGGGGAAACCACCACGAGTTTGTGTCTCTGGTCAAAGACCTGGCCCGACCTGGGGAGCTAACGCAGTCCCAGACCTTTGACTTTGAGTTCACACATGTGGAGAAACCATACGAGTCCTACACAGGCCAGAATGTCAAATTACG CTACTTTCTGAGGGCAACGGTAAGCCGGAGACTGAATGACATCAGTAAAGAGATGGAAATTGTTGTGCACACACTCAGCACATACCCAGAACTCAACTCGTCTATTAAGATGGAAGTGGGAATCGAAGACTGTCTACACATTGAGTTTGAGTACAACAAGTCCAA GTACCACCTAAAAGATGTTATTGTGGGGAAAATCTACTTCTTGTTGGTACGGATCAAGATCAGACATATGGAAATTGATATCATTAAGAGAGAGACCACGGGAACTGGCCCAAACGTGTACCATGAAAACGACACCATAGCCAAGTACGAGATTATGGACGGAGCGCCAGTAAGGG GAGAATCAATTCCTATCCGACTTTTCCTGGCTGGCTATGAGATGACTCCTACGATGAGGGACATCAACAAAAAGTACTCTGTGCGGTATTACCTCAACCTGGTACTCATAGACGAGGAGGAGAGGCGCTACTTCAAACAGCAG tttatgCCCTGTGGACTTCACTGGCCTGCTGTGCTCGATTTAG TATCTTGCAATGTAAACAACTGTTTAGGTTTTGTTAAACCAGCAGTCTTTTGGCAAAGTTCCTGA